TTTTGCTGTAGTCCCTTAGAATCAGAGTCCATCTAGTCAGAGCACATTTGCCCTGTTTTTTGGGGCTCTTATAGATGCTACATAGTTTGACAAAGATGGACTCTACCAAACGACAACAATCTGGCCACTGAGCATTGGAATCCTGTTGATCCTAAGACACAGCGGGTCATACTCTCCACACCAGGCGTAAATTCAGGTTTCTTTTTGGAACACCTGAAGCGACCTGATGTGAGACGCACCTGGTGGCGTGCAGCGTATGTCACCCGCTGCTGATCATATGGCAGGAGGTTCTGCCACAGGGCTATGATAGTGCTGGCCTGCTGGTTGTTGAGCGTCTGGCCAGTTTCAGTCCTCAGCCCAACCAAGTACTCGGCTAGGCAGTCCACACGCTCCATCCCTGGGACACAACGCTCATCCACAGCCTAGTAAGAGTACATtatagtgagaaaaaaaacataacagaacCCTAACACGTGGCATAGTATAAATTGTCACATAATAGACTCACCTGTTGCTGCTCAGGTGCTGCTGGGGTGATGGCTCGTAATCCAGCCATAGCagtagctgcagcagcagggacagtgGTTGTGAGTGTGGTTGGGAGAAGATGACGAACAGAAGCTGAGCCAGTGGTGACAGCTGATAGGCCAGACCTGATTCTTTTTGGAACATCCAAAGgctgggaaacaaaaaggattagaaaacaaatacaaattcacaatatacaacaaattaaaagagattATGACACATTATATACAAAAGCACTTACAAGCTGTTGTTGAGGTGCAGCATGAGTGATGGGAGGTGATGCCGAAGGACCAGCAGTTGCAGCAGGAGGGACAGTAGCTTGGAATCTGGTAGTAGTTGGGAGCACTACAGGAAGTCTGGAGCCGGCAGGGAGGGCTGATGGGCCGGAGGGCTCGTGAACAATCTAgaaataaaatggcattaaatCAGAGTTTATCTGTTTGGattatgcatttattcattcatttattcttcacatgtgaaatcATTGCCCTTTATTCATGTTACTTTTTCGTTATTgcaatgttattaaaaataaagattgcaATGAAACTTTAAGGTCAGATTACCATGAGCTAAATGTAAATTCACTGACAtcatatgacaaaaaacatgtgacaaGAATAATTACCACATGTTGCTCAGTCGCTGCTGCAGCGCTACGAGATgcagtgagatggagagaggagggagttggaATGCTGGCTGAGCTGGTGGTGTCAGCCAGGTGGTGGACCAGAGGACAAGTCCAGCAGCTCAATGGTTGGGTCCAGGCTGAGGCTCAAACCAGCATCCTCAAAGCTCTCAACTTCCAACTCTTCTTCAGTGCCTACATCCTCCAGCATCTGATCAGTCTCCTCCGAGTCAGGATGTACATCCTGCAGGGCCTGCCCTGTCTGGCGGTACAGGTAATCGATACCTATTAGCTCCCCTGAGACAGACAAGAGAATAGAAATAGGAAAATTGGCTTTCAGACAATGCATTAAaaagtgtattattttttatgcatatgaaaaataacCTCATCACTATGAAAAGCTCAAACTCACCATTGTAAACGGCCGGTGGCTGAAAAGAGGGGACGAGCTTCCTTCCAAATAccttgacactgtgtgtgttgacacattgAACAAGGTCTCCTGAGTAGGTCAGCAAAGCAGGAGGCTTGACTGCCAGAGATGCGGCATGACGGTCCTGGTTCCATCTCTTAAGGCCTTCCAGAAGGTACAGCTGGAAATTCAGGCTGTTGGCACTCGTTCCTTAAGACAGAAGCAGTATGAGAAATaactatatgtttttttgtcactgtttacaagataataataataaattatatttgtttcatactAACCTGGAATGAACCTGTTGAGATGCAGGTGGAAGGACTCGAGCGATGTGGACCCTCTAGCACACCTGTAATTTGGCAGGATGATGCCCTCTTTGGTGGTGGTGCCAGTCTGAGCATACAGGAGTACACCTGGTTCATCCTGGATGCACTTAACGTGCCTCCTCTGGGTTTGCCAGATGTGCTGCATTCTCTCCTGGTCCAAGAGAGGGACACCAAGAAGATCTCTGCCCTTTTCCCCCATCAGCTCATTTAAGAGGCACTCAATCAGAACAAtggtctgctgctctcctcttgtCCGCCTTCTGCAGTGCCGGGCCAGTTCATCCTTGGTAATGTGCTGGTCTACCATTTTCTCAGTGATGCCAGGGACACCTTCGCATTTCAACTGTTCCCTCTTTGCTCGCCGCACCAAGGCAACATCTTCACTGTCCCACTCAAAAATGCAGCATGACAGCTTTGCCATGAAGATGGGGTACAAAGGATGTGCATCCTTTGTACACCCCGATGCCAGTCGCCGCATGAAATGGTATATATCCAGTTTCACAACCAGGTCTGGCCATCCACCAAATCTTTGCTGCAATTTAGTCTGCCCTCTGCCCTCCAGACAACAGTCACAGTCTACATAAAGTAGCTGAGGAGGGGTCACACCAGCATTGCTGTACCTGCGGATGAGGTCAGCTACCATAATGTCCAGAGCGGGACCCTCCTGAGCAGTCAGGACACTGATGAGGATTTGGCCCACCTCGTTGCTCACAGATGTAAGCCACAAGGCGGTCCCCTTGGCAAGGCCCGACAGCTTCTTAGTGATCTGTAATCACACATAAAGGTCAGTTGGTGATTAAATACATTGGAAATGTGTAATGCTTGTA
This portion of the Scophthalmus maximus strain ysfricsl-2021 unplaced genomic scaffold, ASM2237912v1 un_1, whole genome shotgun sequence genome encodes:
- the LOC124849817 gene encoding uncharacterized protein LOC124849817 produces the protein MLAVNGRDILSRLEHIKASITSTFGSILKMDSTKKITKKLSGLAKGTALWLTSVSNEVGQILISVLTAQEGPALDIMVADLIRRYSNAGVTPPQLLYVDCDCCLEGRGQTKLQQRFGGWPDLVVKLDIYHFMRRLASGCTKDAHPLYPIFMAKLSCCIFEWDSEDVALVRRAKREQLKCEGVPGITEKMVDQHITKDELARHCRRRTRGEQQTIVLIECLLNELMGEKGRDLLGVPLLDQERMQHIWQTQRRHVKCIQDEPGVLLYAQTGTTTKEGIILPNYRCARGSTSLESFHLHLNRFIPGTSANSLNFQLYLLEGLKRWNQDRHAASLAVKPPALLTYSGDLVQCVNTHSVKVFGRKLVPSFQPPAVYNGELIGIDYLYRQTGQALQDVHPDSEETDQMLEDVGTEEELEVESFEDAGLSLSLDPTIELLDLSSGPPPG